CCGTTGGTGAACCTCTGTCGGAATTCCCGGGCCGTTGTCAGCAATCCGAATCACAATATGAGAAGGACGGCGGCTCGAATCATCAGAAACAGCGTCCTGTTCGTATTTTACACCAGTACAGATCCGCAGCGCCGGCGAAGGACAAGAAGGAATATGCGCCAGTTCTCCCTCCGCCCACTGTCCAGTTTCCATTGCTTCTTCTAAAGCATCAATGGCATTGCCAATAATATTCATAAATACCTGATTTAACTGTCCCGCATAACACTGTACGCGCGGCAAATCTCCGAACTCTTTAAGCAGCACAATTTTTGGATGTCCGGCTGTTTCTTTGAACCTGTGCTGCAAAATTAATAAAGTGCTGTCAATGCCTTCGTGAATGTCAACCTGCTTTTGTTCCGCTTCATCCAAGCGCGAGAAATTCTTCAGCGACAGCACAATCTGGCGAATTCGCTCGGCTCCCATTTGCATTGACGTTAACAGTTTAGGCAAATCTTTGAGCATGAAATTTAAATCTATATCATCTATTTGTTCTCGAATTGCCTCTGTTGGTTGGGGGTATTCCCGCTGGTAAAGTTGCAGCATTTTTAGCAAGTCTTTAAAGTAATCGTCAGCGTGCATGACGTTGCCGTAAATAAAGCTAACTGGATTGTTGATTTCGTGAGCGACTCCAGCTACTAACTGTCCCAAACTTACCATTTTTTCATTTTGAACCATCATGCTTTGAGTTTTATGCACGTCCCGCAGGGCTTTCGCCAATTCTTCATTTTTAGTTCTCAATTGACTTTCGGACAGGCGGACTGCTTCTTCTGCTTGTTTGCGATCGGTAATATCTTTGCGAATTGCTACGTATTGGTGGGGTTCTCCCCGCGAATTTAAGAAAGGTACAATTGTAGTATCAAGCCACAATAATTTACCGTCTTTGGCTTGATTTTTGATTTCTCCTCGCCAAACGTTGCCCTGACGAATTGTTGACCAAAGCTGCTTGAAAAATTCGGTTGGGTGATAGCCAGAATTGACAAGTTTGTGGGTTTTGCCTATTAGTTCTTCTCGGGGATATTTTAAAAGTTCAGAAAATTGGTCGTTGACATAGGTAATAACGCCGAATTCGTCGGTATTTGAGACAATTGCTGATTGATCTAAGGCAAATTTTTCAAATTCTAATTCTTGGAGAGTTTGGCGCAATTCTGCTTCGGCTTGTTTGCGATCGCTAATATCGGTAATCATCCGCAAAACCCCGGCAAATTCGCCCTCAGCGTCGAACATTGGCGTTGCGGAGACGATCGCCCACAAGTGAGAGCCATCAGAGCGAGTAAACTCAAAATCGTGGCGCTCGCGAATGCCTTGCCGCCTGCGCTGTACATAACTTTCGGCTATTTCCCGAGATGCGTCATCGATAAACTCAAATAGCGATCGCCCCAGCATTTCTTCCACAGTATACCCCAGCATTTCGGCCATCCGACAGTTAGCAAAAGTCGTGGTGCTGTCGGCGTCAAACATCCAAACGCCCTCTGAAGCCGTCTCGACTATGCAGCGGTAATAACTCTCGCTTTCCCTGACTGTTACCTCTGCTTGCTTGCGATCGGTAATATCAGTTTCCACCGCAATAAAACCTTCTAGTTCCCCGGTTTCTTGATAAATAGGGGCGATCGAAAGCGCCACCCAATAACCCTTTCCATCCTTCCTGCAATTGTAAATTTCCTGATTGAAAGGCTCGCCCCTATCCAAAGCCGATCGCAATTGAGCAATAGTTACGGGATCTGTTTGAGGACATTGCAGCACATCACCGAGTTTTTGTCCCAACATTTGGGCCAGCGAGTAACCGCTAATCCGAGTAAATCCTTGATTCACCCATTCTATACAGCCTTCAGCATTAGTAATAATCACACCATTTTGCGTTTTTTGAGCAACGATCGCCAACCGCAACAATTCTGTTTCATTTTTTTTGCTTTCGGTAATATCTTGAGCAATACCCAAAATGTATTTAGGCGCGCCACAACCGTCAAACAAAGGAACTTTTTTAGTATGCAAAATCCGCTTTCCCCGGCGCGGAAGTTGAATAATTTCTTCCGGCACATCGAGACCTTTTCCCGTAGCAAATACTTCTAAATCTTGTGCTTGCAAGTAATTAGCCTGCTCTGCTTCAAACAAATCAGCAGCGTTGTTTCCCAACACTTCGTCGCTGGAATAGCCAAACAATTCTTCACTAGCAGCATTCCAATAAATAAATCTTTGTTCCACAGCATCTTTAATAAACACGCTAACCGGGAGATTTTGCAGTACCGCATTCAAAAAATCTTGAGTGTTTCGCAATTGTTCCTCAGCCCGCTTTCGCTCAGTAATATCCCACATTACTCCATCGATATACACAACCTGACATAAAGAATTTTCCAGCGGCGAAATCGCCGAAATCACCGCAGATAAAAATTCCTCAATTTCTGCTTGTTCCTCTTGTTTTCCTCTAACCTCATCCCCATCGCTACAAACAGCTTGGCCTTTTTCGTAAACCCAGGTAATTTCGCCGTCAGCCCGGACAATCCGGTATTCAACAATGTACGGAGTTCTGGTTGCTACACTTTTTTTGAGAGCAGCCTCCACATTTTTACGGTCTTGAGGATGGATAATGCTG
Above is a genomic segment from Microcoleus sp. bin38.metabat.b11b12b14.051 containing:
- a CDS encoding PAS domain S-box protein, translating into MQISSNSSKVKNGARPSEDGSSLLSSEERYKNLVANIPGAVYCCNCEWTGPDGELIRTMAFLSEGVQEISGYPSSDFINDRVRSFASIIHPQDRKNVEAALKKSVATRTPYIVEYRIVRADGEITWVYEKGQAVCSDGDEVRGKQEEQAEIEEFLSAVISAISPLENSLCQVVYIDGVMWDITERKRAEEQLRNTQDFLNAVLQNLPVSVFIKDAVEQRFIYWNAASEELFGYSSDEVLGNNAADLFEAEQANYLQAQDLEVFATGKGLDVPEEIIQLPRRGKRILHTKKVPLFDGCGAPKYILGIAQDITESKKNETELLRLAIVAQKTQNGVIITNAEGCIEWVNQGFTRISGYSLAQMLGQKLGDVLQCPQTDPVTIAQLRSALDRGEPFNQEIYNCRKDGKGYWVALSIAPIYQETGELEGFIAVETDITDRKQAEVTVRESESYYRCIVETASEGVWMFDADSTTTFANCRMAEMLGYTVEEMLGRSLFEFIDDASREIAESYVQRRRQGIRERHDFEFTRSDGSHLWAIVSATPMFDAEGEFAGVLRMITDISDRKQAEAELRQTLQELEFEKFALDQSAIVSNTDEFGVITYVNDQFSELLKYPREELIGKTHKLVNSGYHPTEFFKQLWSTIRQGNVWRGEIKNQAKDGKLLWLDTTIVPFLNSRGEPHQYVAIRKDITDRKQAEEAVRLSESQLRTKNEELAKALRDVHKTQSMMVQNEKMVSLGQLVAGVAHEINNPVSFIYGNVMHADDYFKDLLKMLQLYQREYPQPTEAIREQIDDIDLNFMLKDLPKLLTSMQMGAERIRQIVLSLKNFSRLDEAEQKQVDIHEGIDSTLLILQHRFKETAGHPKIVLLKEFGDLPRVQCYAGQLNQVFMNIIGNAIDALEEAMETGQWAEGELAHIPSCPSPALRICTGVKYEQDAVSDDSSRRPSHIVIRIADNGPGIPTEVHQRLFDPFFTTKEPGKGTGLGLSISYQIVVEKHGGRLKCNSAPGQGTEFAIEIPIARRSVDS